In Halarcobacter bivalviorum, a genomic segment contains:
- a CDS encoding sodium-dependent transporter, with product MVTRFTRIGFILAAAGSAVGLGNIWKFPYVTGEYGGGAFVIVYLLAILFIGLTVFIAETVIGQNGQADVSTSFVNLSKSKNKNWKFAGFMVFTGLIILSFYSVVLGWILNYVFTSFVSLPTEAKVAGANFEKLISNDIGSLILYHTLIAGSVIYIVLKGIKEGIEKINLILMPLLGLILFGLLLYALTLDSFSQAISFMFSPDWSKINGDALLAALGQAFFTLSLGVGTILTYSASLSKKTNFIKTSISVAVVDTSIAIIAGLIIFSFLFEAGAPSAAGPGLVFISLPVIFSGWGLLGQVIAVSFFVALIFAGITSAVSMIEPSLRFFIERFNITRSKATLISGSTFYLLGIVALLSMSKSYGAELTFFGKNAFDLMDFMTSSIMMPLAAILTCIFLGYFVEKQKLQDAFTQHVPLAVFNFWYFLIKFIVPIAIIILLLNKLGVIQ from the coding sequence ATGGTGACAAGATTTACTAGGATTGGTTTCATTCTAGCAGCTGCTGGTTCTGCTGTTGGACTGGGGAATATATGGAAATTTCCATATGTAACGGGTGAATATGGTGGTGGAGCTTTTGTTATAGTCTACCTATTAGCAATTTTATTCATTGGACTTACTGTATTTATTGCTGAAACAGTAATTGGGCAAAATGGACAAGCTGATGTTTCTACATCATTTGTAAACTTATCAAAATCAAAAAACAAAAATTGGAAGTTTGCTGGTTTTATGGTATTTACTGGTTTAATTATCCTTTCATTCTATTCTGTAGTATTAGGATGGATATTAAACTACGTATTTACATCTTTTGTAAGTTTACCAACAGAAGCAAAAGTAGCTGGTGCAAATTTCGAGAAACTTATCTCTAATGATATTGGGTCTTTAATTCTATATCATACTTTAATTGCAGGGTCAGTTATTTATATTGTACTTAAAGGAATTAAAGAAGGTATTGAAAAGATAAACCTTATCTTAATGCCTCTATTAGGTCTTATTCTTTTTGGTTTATTACTTTATGCTTTAACTCTTGATTCTTTTTCTCAAGCTATTTCATTTATGTTTTCACCGGATTGGAGTAAAATAAATGGAGATGCTCTTTTAGCTGCATTAGGACAAGCTTTCTTTACACTATCTTTAGGGGTAGGTACAATTTTAACTTATTCAGCTTCATTATCAAAAAAGACAAACTTTATTAAAACTTCTATCTCTGTTGCAGTAGTTGATACATCTATTGCTATTATAGCTGGATTAATCATTTTCTCTTTTCTTTTTGAAGCTGGTGCACCAAGTGCTGCTGGTCCAGGACTTGTATTTATCTCATTACCTGTTATTTTTTCAGGATGGGGTCTATTAGGACAAGTTATTGCAGTATCTTTCTTTGTTGCTTTAATTTTTGCTGGTATAACTTCTGCTGTATCAATGATTGAACCATCTTTAAGATTTTTCATTGAAAGATTTAATATTACAAGATCAAAAGCAACTTTAATCTCTGGTAGTACTTTTTATCTTTTAGGTATTGTTGCTTTATTATCAATGAGTAAATCATATGGAGCAGAACTTACTTTCTTTGGTAAAAATGCCTTTGATTTAATGGATTTCATGACTTCATCTATAATGATGCCTCTTGCAGCTATTTTAACTTGTATCTTCTTAGGATATTTTGTTGAGAAACAAAAACTTCAAGATGCTTTTACACAACATGTACCTTTAGCTGTATTTAACTTCTGGTATTTCTTAATTAAATTTATTGTTCCTATTGCAATTATAATTTTATTATTAAATAAACTTGGAGTTATTCAATAA
- a CDS encoding exonuclease domain-containing protein: MPHYVLFDTETTGNQEEDRVIQFGAMIVDQTGKVEAYDEFCYSDVEIKLEAMEVHNITPNLIEGKPKATETSFYKRLEELNSNENFLIAHNISFDMGMIEKEGFINNYQLIDTLRCAKHLFPDMPYHRLQYLRYALELYKVEEAEAAKHNITIKAHDAIGDVLVMKLFLTKLVGKCREIYPDYNPIEKLVDLTKTPVLIKSFKFGKYKNKEIAKVAQEDPGYLNWMRTNMDLDEDLRYTLDKVLN; this comes from the coding sequence ATGCCACATTACGTACTATTTGATACAGAAACAACAGGAAATCAAGAAGAAGATAGAGTAATTCAATTTGGTGCAATGATTGTTGATCAAACAGGAAAAGTTGAAGCTTATGATGAATTTTGTTATTCTGATGTTGAAATTAAACTTGAAGCTATGGAAGTTCATAATATTACACCTAATCTAATTGAAGGAAAGCCAAAAGCTACTGAAACTTCATTTTATAAAAGATTAGAAGAGTTAAACTCAAATGAAAATTTTCTTATAGCACATAATATCTCTTTTGATATGGGAATGATTGAAAAAGAGGGATTTATAAATAACTATCAACTAATTGATACTTTAAGATGTGCAAAACATCTATTTCCTGATATGCCATACCATAGATTACAATATTTAAGATATGCTCTTGAACTATATAAAGTTGAAGAGGCAGAAGCAGCTAAACATAATATTACAATCAAAGCACATGATGCTATTGGTGATGTGTTAGTAATGAAACTATTTCTTACAAAATTAGTAGGAAAATGTAGAGAGATTTATCCTGATTATAACCCTATTGAGAAGTTAGTAGATCTAACAAAAACTCCTGTTTTAATAAAATCTTTTAAATTTGGTAAATACAAAAATAAAGAGATTGCTAAAGTTGCACAAGAAGATCCAGGTTACTTAAATTGGATGAGAACAAATATGGATTTAGACGAAGATTTAAGATACACTTTAGACAAAGTTTTAAATTAA
- the queA gene encoding tRNA preQ1(34) S-adenosylmethionine ribosyltransferase-isomerase QueA, which translates to MMKSNLDPLKTSSYDYHLPKELIATKPVYPADSAKLLVYNRQTDTITHTTFKSLMEFLPENLSIFLNDTKVIKARIFGQKQSGGKVELLFNKPLFMDRYLVMIRGKVKVGTKLFFPMDLEAEVLEVNEDGSRIVNFIQKDKKLDFLTLVEILNEIGHLPLPPYMNREDEEKDNEDYQTLFAKNYGAVAAPTASLHFTEELLEKINNKYKVDYLTLHVGAGTFKPVDSEEILEHPMHSEYFEIGIEAKKALDEAQKVLAVGTTVTRTIEYYARTNKIQGECDLFLNPVNKPIKVDHLLTNFHLPKSTLIMLIASFVGLEKTLEIYEEAIKERYRFYSYGDGMLII; encoded by the coding sequence ATGATGAAGAGTAATTTGGACCCTTTAAAAACTTCTAGCTATGATTATCATTTACCTAAAGAACTCATAGCTACGAAGCCAGTTTATCCCGCTGATAGTGCAAAACTTCTTGTTTATAATAGACAAACAGATACTATAACTCATACAACTTTTAAATCTCTAATGGAGTTTTTACCTGAAAACCTATCTATTTTTCTAAATGATACAAAAGTTATAAAAGCTAGAATATTTGGACAAAAACAATCTGGTGGAAAAGTAGAATTACTTTTTAACAAACCTCTATTTATGGATAGATATTTAGTAATGATTAGAGGAAAAGTTAAAGTTGGTACAAAACTATTTTTTCCAATGGATTTAGAAGCAGAAGTTTTAGAAGTAAATGAAGATGGAAGTAGAATTGTAAACTTTATTCAAAAAGATAAAAAATTGGATTTTTTAACTCTTGTTGAAATTTTAAATGAGATTGGGCATCTTCCTTTACCTCCTTATATGAACAGAGAAGATGAAGAAAAAGATAATGAAGATTATCAAACTTTGTTTGCTAAAAACTATGGAGCAGTTGCAGCACCAACAGCTTCTTTACACTTTACAGAAGAGTTATTAGAAAAAATAAACAATAAATATAAAGTAGATTATCTAACTTTACATGTTGGAGCTGGAACATTTAAACCAGTAGATAGTGAAGAGATTTTAGAGCACCCTATGCATAGTGAATATTTTGAAATAGGAATTGAAGCTAAAAAAGCATTAGATGAAGCACAAAAAGTTCTTGCAGTTGGTACTACAGTTACTAGAACTATTGAATATTATGCTAGAACAAATAAAATACAAGGTGAATGTGACCTATTTTTAAATCCAGTAAACAAACCAATAAAAGTAGACCATCTACTTACAAATTTTCACCTTCCTAAATCAACACTAATTATGCTTATCGCATCATTTGTTGGATTAGAAAAAACTTTAGAGATATATGAAGAAGCCATCAAAGAGAGATATAGATTTTACTCTTATGGGGATGGAATGCTAATTATCTAA
- the tatC gene encoding twin-arginine translocase subunit TatC, whose protein sequence is MLDDLKPHIADLRKRLINSAIVLVIAFFACFFFYEPILGWMMVPVEAVLPPNSQMVAVEIQETFFTALKVAFFAGFIVSLPVIFWQMWLFLAPGLYEHEKKLVVPFVFFATLMFLVGASFAYYVVVPFGFEFLINFGSAVVTVLPSIGKYVGFFTKLLFGFGVAFELPVITFFLAKIGLVDDKTLKDFFKYAVVLIFIVASLLTPPDVLTQFLMAGPLILLYIVSIYIAKVFNPHQPLDEDDEE, encoded by the coding sequence ATGCTTGATGATTTAAAACCCCATATAGCGGATCTTAGAAAAAGATTAATAAATTCAGCAATAGTGCTAGTTATTGCATTTTTTGCTTGTTTTTTCTTCTATGAACCTATTTTAGGTTGGATGATGGTTCCAGTAGAGGCTGTACTTCCACCAAATTCACAAATGGTTGCAGTTGAAATCCAAGAGACATTCTTTACTGCTTTAAAAGTTGCATTTTTTGCTGGTTTTATTGTTTCTCTTCCAGTTATTTTCTGGCAAATGTGGTTATTTTTAGCACCTGGTCTTTATGAGCATGAGAAAAAATTAGTTGTACCTTTTGTATTTTTTGCAACTTTAATGTTTTTAGTTGGTGCTTCATTTGCATATTATGTAGTTGTACCTTTTGGTTTTGAATTTCTTATCAACTTTGGTTCTGCTGTTGTAACAGTATTACCAAGTATTGGTAAATATGTAGGTTTCTTTACAAAACTATTATTTGGTTTTGGTGTTGCTTTTGAGTTACCAGTTATTACATTCTTTTTAGCAAAGATTGGACTTGTTGATGATAAAACATTAAAAGATTTCTTTAAATATGCAGTTGTATTAATCTTTATTGTAGCTTCATTATTAACACCACCGGATGTATTAACACAATTTTTAATGGCTGGACCACTAATTTTACTTTATATAGTATCAATATATATTGCAAAAGTATTTAATCCACATCAACCATTAGATGAAGATGATGAAGAGTAA
- the tatB gene encoding Sec-independent protein translocase protein TatB: MFGMGFMEILLIAVVAIIALGPDKLPGAMVEIAKFIKKFKSGIEDAKSTLDNELNISEMKEEAAKYKAQIENAKNTLNVKENMNLDLDNILSDDNEPSKPKIEEPKIEAKEDEKKEQVSLKEPKKNKKKENSDKFKVNFDEEVKEEK, from the coding sequence ATGTTTGGAATGGGTTTTATGGAAATACTTTTAATTGCAGTAGTTGCAATTATCGCTTTAGGTCCCGATAAACTACCTGGTGCGATGGTAGAGATAGCTAAGTTTATTAAGAAATTTAAGTCTGGTATTGAAGATGCAAAGTCTACTCTTGATAATGAATTAAATATTAGTGAGATGAAAGAAGAAGCTGCTAAATATAAAGCTCAAATAGAAAATGCAAAAAATACTCTAAATGTGAAAGAAAATATGAACTTAGATTTAGACAATATTCTAAGTGATGATAATGAACCTTCTAAACCTAAAATAGAAGAGCCAAAAATTGAGGCTAAAGAAGATGAAAAAAAAGAACAAGTTTCATTAAAAGAGCCAAAGAAAAATAAGAAAAAAGAAAATAGTGATAAATTCAAAGTGAATTTTGATGAAGAAGTTAAGGAAGAAAAATAA
- a CDS encoding TerB family tellurite resistance protein produces MKLIFLLIVGIILYFIARNYKTEKFENIKLDIKERFDGDLMNHEAGLLVALMAKVAKADGQVCELEAEMLKHTFTDISRHFENQEEIREKLKQIYAKEKESFDNTIEICDKLYKVTKNHYQKRVKIIEYLLNLAFIDKDFSQTEFMIAEDIANALKIKRADFENLVNRFENFYRQQKENQALSLEKAYVILESNENDDNNTLKKNYRKLVKQHHPDIVSGQGASQSIIDEATSKLQEINEAYEIIKKHRGI; encoded by the coding sequence ATGAAATTAATTTTTTTACTAATTGTTGGAATAATTCTTTACTTTATTGCTAGAAATTATAAAACAGAAAAGTTTGAAAATATTAAGCTTGATATAAAAGAGAGATTTGATGGTGATTTAATGAATCATGAAGCAGGACTTTTAGTTGCTCTTATGGCAAAAGTTGCAAAAGCTGATGGACAAGTTTGCGAATTAGAAGCAGAGATGTTAAAACATACTTTTACAGATATTTCAAGACATTTTGAAAATCAAGAAGAGATAAGAGAAAAATTAAAACAGATATATGCAAAAGAGAAAGAGAGTTTTGATAATACAATTGAAATTTGTGATAAATTATATAAAGTGACAAAAAATCACTACCAAAAAAGAGTTAAAATAATAGAGTATCTATTAAACTTAGCATTTATTGATAAAGATTTTTCTCAAACAGAGTTTATGATTGCAGAAGATATTGCAAATGCTTTAAAAATCAAAAGAGCAGATTTTGAAAATCTGGTAAATCGTTTTGAAAACTTTTATAGACAACAAAAAGAGAATCAAGCTTTATCTTTAGAGAAAGCATATGTAATTTTAGAATCAAATGAAAATGATGATAATAATACTTTAAAGAAAAATTATAGAAAACTTGTAAAACAACATCATCCAGATATTGTTTCAGGGCAGGGTGCTAGTCAAAGTATTATTGATGAGGCTACAAGCAAACTTCAAGAGATTAATGAAGCCTATGAAATAATAAAAAAACATAGAGGAATATAA
- a CDS encoding (2Fe-2S)-binding protein: MIKDFDLDYEVCNCVKVTIKDIIDSIKNSNVKTLRDLQEVTKAGTECRHCIFEEGDFGKMKKKIYCKTILNEVING, translated from the coding sequence TTGATTAAAGATTTTGACTTAGATTATGAAGTTTGTAATTGTGTAAAAGTTACAATAAAAGATATTATTGATTCTATTAAAAATAGTAATGTTAAAACCTTAAGAGACTTACAAGAAGTTACCAAAGCAGGTACTGAATGTAGACATTGTATTTTTGAAGAAGGTGATTTTGGTAAAATGAAGAAAAAAATTTATTGTAAAACAATATTAAATGAGGTAATTAATGGCTAA
- a CDS encoding (2Fe-2S)-binding protein, whose translation MAKSFPHSFEVCKCKHVTLGEVIHSIKERNAKNIKEIGELTDAGTCCKCCQNPESDFGTEKMELYLDEIINKFVK comes from the coding sequence ATGGCTAAAAGTTTTCCGCACTCCTTTGAAGTATGTAAGTGTAAACATGTTACTTTAGGAGAGGTAATTCATTCAATTAAAGAGAGAAATGCTAAAAATATTAAAGAGATTGGTGAATTAACAGATGCAGGTACATGTTGTAAATGTTGTCAAAATCCTGAAAGTGATTTTGGAACTGAAAAAATGGAACTGTATCTTGATGAAATTATAAATAAGTTTGTGAAGTAA
- a CDS encoding NAD+ synthase, whose protein sequence is MINWQNIKKQLQEFLIDELAKTGLNRVTVGLSGGLDSAVVAVLCKETFGDNMSCVLMPSQFSSKESIDDAIELCEKFNIKYEIKSIAPMVEAFIDEMQEDRLRIGNFSARMRMSVLYDVSSRDKSIVVGTSNKSELLLGYGTIFGDIACAINPIGEIYKSDEFEFAKYLGVTQAIINKKPSADLWEGQSDEEELGYSYAKMDEVLKLLVDEKKAKEELITLGYEEKLIDLLEYRIKANAFKGKLPVIAKIKWS, encoded by the coding sequence TTGATTAATTGGCAAAATATAAAAAAACAATTACAAGAGTTTTTAATTGACGAATTAGCAAAAACAGGACTTAATAGAGTTACAGTTGGTCTTTCTGGTGGACTTGACTCTGCTGTTGTAGCTGTTTTATGTAAAGAGACTTTTGGTGATAATATGAGTTGTGTACTTATGCCTTCTCAATTCTCTTCAAAAGAGAGTATAGATGATGCGATAGAACTATGTGAAAAATTTAATATAAAATATGAAATAAAATCTATTGCACCAATGGTTGAGGCTTTTATAGATGAAATGCAAGAAGATAGACTTAGAATAGGTAATTTTAGTGCTAGAATGAGAATGTCAGTTTTATATGATGTTTCATCAAGGGATAAGTCTATTGTAGTTGGTACTTCAAATAAGAGTGAGTTACTTCTTGGATATGGAACAATTTTTGGAGATATTGCCTGTGCAATTAATCCAATTGGTGAAATTTATAAAAGTGATGAATTTGAATTTGCAAAATATTTAGGTGTAACCCAAGCAATTATAAATAAAAAACCAAGTGCTGATCTTTGGGAAGGTCAAAGTGATGAAGAAGAATTAGGTTATTCTTATGCTAAAATGGATGAAGTTTTAAAATTATTAGTAGATGAGAAAAAAGCAAAAGAAGAATTAATTACTTTAGGTTATGAAGAAAAATTAATAGATTTATTAGAATATAGAATTAAAGCAAACGCATTTAAAGGTAAATTACCTGTAATAGCAAAAATTAAATGGAGTTAA
- a CDS encoding DegT/DnrJ/EryC1/StrS family aminotransferase, whose translation MKEIPFYQTSIADEELDQIKAVLIQNKDNNKVLELEENIANFVGAKYAVATCNATAAIHLALSAIKLKRGDKILMSVNSFVNVPEVVRHFDAEPIFIDINTEDMNIDVNKFEKALAENKTKKLRGAIITFVAGQTPDLDRIYDIAEEYGIILIEDATCALGVTYNDETVGSLRADMTIFSTNPSNGKYSVSRSGMIVTNNEEIAERAKLLRTHAITTTYDDFGNLDYIYDVVDIGHKYDISELDAAFSLAQLKKTNKFIKRRKEIAKIYKDRLSNIKHVMLPQHKDEHIFTHFIIKISRNRDAFARALKERGIATGLNYIPLHLLSYYKNKYSIKITEFSSALTSYQQILSIPMYPGLTDDEVNYICDQIIDIASEWI comes from the coding sequence ATGAAAGAAATACCTTTTTACCAAACATCAATTGCTGATGAAGAGTTAGATCAAATTAAAGCAGTATTAATTCAAAACAAAGATAATAATAAAGTTTTAGAGTTAGAAGAAAATATTGCAAATTTTGTTGGTGCTAAGTATGCCGTTGCGACTTGTAATGCAACTGCAGCAATTCATTTAGCATTAAGTGCTATCAAGCTTAAAAGAGGTGATAAAATCTTAATGTCTGTTAACTCTTTTGTTAATGTTCCTGAAGTTGTAAGACACTTTGATGCAGAGCCAATTTTTATTGATATTAATACAGAAGATATGAATATTGATGTTAATAAATTTGAAAAAGCTCTTGCTGAAAATAAAACAAAAAAACTAAGAGGTGCAATTATCACTTTTGTTGCAGGACAAACTCCTGATTTAGATAGAATTTATGATATTGCAGAAGAGTATGGAATTATTCTTATTGAAGATGCAACGTGTGCTTTAGGTGTTACATATAATGATGAAACTGTTGGAAGCTTACGAGCTGATATGACAATTTTTTCTACAAACCCATCAAATGGTAAATATTCTGTAAGTAGATCAGGAATGATTGTTACAAATAATGAAGAGATAGCAGAAAGAGCTAAACTATTAAGAACTCATGCTATTACTACTACTTATGACGATTTTGGAAACTTAGATTATATCTATGATGTTGTTGATATTGGTCATAAATATGATATTTCTGAGTTAGATGCTGCTTTTTCTTTAGCTCAATTAAAAAAGACTAATAAATTTATTAAAAGAAGAAAAGAGATTGCAAAAATCTATAAAGATAGATTATCGAATATTAAGCATGTTATGCTTCCTCAACATAAAGATGAACATATTTTTACTCATTTTATTATCAAAATTTCTAGAAACAGAGATGCTTTTGCTAGAGCATTAAAAGAAAGAGGAATTGCAACAGGGTTAAACTATATTCCTTTACATCTTTTATCTTATTACAAAAATAAATATTCAATTAAGATTACAGAATTTAGTTCAGCATTAACTTCTTATCAACAAATTTTATCAATCCCTATGTATCCAGGATTAACAGATGATGAAGTTAATTATATTTGTGATCAAATAATTGATATTGCATCTGAATGGATATAA
- a CDS encoding tetraacyldisaccharide 4'-kinase, whose protein sequence is MKQKIFLWVEDYLFFPNTFQQIISFFLLPFTFIYMLIIALKRANAKVIEFGIPVVSVGNIIVGGSGKTPFTIFLAKKYSNACVILRGFGRESKGLYVVSNKGKILEDVKTSGDEAMLLANSLSNTTIIVSEDRKKAILKAKELGCKVVFLDDGFSKYDIKKFDILIRPKDEPTNLFCLPSGGYREPKMAYSYADLELKEGRDFKRVVSFSKDGKYIDILPMKLLLLTAISKPKRVLDFLPEYTKLEAFPDHHNFTQDDIDKILVEYKDYSIITTEKDFVKLQKFNLDDLYLMNLELQIDEEDKLNIIDEYIKNYK, encoded by the coding sequence TTGAAACAAAAAATATTTTTATGGGTTGAAGATTATCTCTTCTTCCCTAACACTTTTCAGCAAATAATATCTTTCTTCCTTCTACCTTTTACTTTTATCTATATGTTAATAATTGCTTTAAAAAGAGCAAATGCAAAGGTTATAGAGTTTGGAATACCTGTTGTTTCTGTAGGTAATATTATTGTTGGTGGAAGTGGAAAAACACCTTTTACAATCTTTTTAGCGAAAAAATACTCTAATGCTTGTGTTATTCTTAGAGGTTTTGGTAGAGAATCAAAAGGACTTTATGTTGTATCAAATAAGGGTAAAATTTTAGAAGATGTAAAAACAAGTGGTGATGAAGCTATGCTTTTAGCAAATAGTTTAAGCAATACTACAATTATTGTAAGTGAAGATAGAAAAAAAGCTATTTTAAAGGCTAAAGAGTTAGGTTGTAAAGTGGTTTTTTTAGATGATGGTTTTTCAAAATATGATATTAAAAAATTTGATATTTTAATTCGTCCTAAAGATGAACCTACAAATTTATTTTGTCTTCCAAGTGGTGGATATAGAGAGCCTAAAATGGCTTATTCATATGCAGATTTAGAATTAAAAGAAGGAAGAGATTTTAAAAGAGTTGTCTCTTTTTCAAAAGATGGTAAATATATTGATATTTTACCAATGAAACTACTTTTATTAACTGCAATTTCAAAACCAAAAAGAGTTTTAGATTTTTTACCAGAATATACTAAATTAGAAGCTTTCCCTGATCATCATAATTTTACACAAGATGATATTGATAAGATTTTAGTTGAATATAAAGATTATTCAATTATTACAACTGAAAAAGATTTTGTAAAATTACAAAAATTTAATTTAGATGATTTATATTTAATGAATCTTGAACTTCAAATAGATGAAGAAGATAAATTAAATATTATTGATGAATATATAAAAAATTATAAATAG
- a CDS encoding DUF4153 domain-containing protein: protein MIELNKLLFLKRINKNNLKEFATVYFFIFLNTLVFLIDSFNLINISSYTLTGFYLLIIISLAFKFLIESRKVNIFYYILAMFISAIIIFSSLTFYPDNIPFLLTAICSFLFISPFVLKKENSNTKFLNFSLNLIYLSCFALFSTFILFLGLYGTFKTIAYLFEFGISNRIYELITILIFCAILPIFIVSNLNRKLYADAFNKPLVFFVSNILIPILTIYIFILYLYFLKIIFTFELPKGELSTLILAYAILGIFVYFLSLKIPTNKLVNLYKKFFIYTLFLPIVFLYIAIFIRVKEYGITEPRYAIILTAFWLTLSFIYLLKNKNGFEIKYIFLLITFLCLFASIGTFNASKVASKSQVERFKQILVVNQLLKNNQVLAVKKDLSYENKKELTQLSSYINSNSLAIQELEPYFKELMDKNNKKTLRYNILVLLQIEPTYSKIEDSIKSNNIAFSKEMVDISNYKKVIKLQLIEKQTEKVFYKNELKTQIEVSVRLDKNKLIINKKEKEIVFNILEYLNTLEYNETTNFGYIKAVLEKEGIKIRIEYLNKNNSNEIKNCTFYLIL from the coding sequence GTGATAGAACTAAATAAACTACTTTTCTTAAAAAGAATCAATAAAAATAATCTAAAAGAATTTGCAACAGTTTACTTTTTTATCTTTTTAAATACCCTTGTTTTTTTAATAGATTCTTTTAATCTTATTAATATCTCATCATATACTTTAACTGGTTTTTACTTATTAATTATTATAAGTTTAGCTTTTAAATTTTTAATTGAATCTAGAAAAGTTAATATTTTCTATTATATTTTAGCTATGTTTATCTCAGCTATTATTATCTTTAGTTCTTTAACCTTTTATCCGGATAATATACCATTTTTACTTACTGCTATTTGTTCTTTTCTTTTTATTTCTCCTTTTGTTTTAAAAAAAGAGAATTCAAATACTAAGTTTCTAAACTTTTCATTAAATCTTATATATTTATCTTGCTTTGCCCTATTTTCTACTTTTATACTTTTTCTAGGATTATATGGTACATTTAAAACTATTGCTTATCTTTTTGAGTTTGGTATTTCAAATAGAATTTATGAACTTATAACTATTTTAATTTTCTGTGCAATATTACCTATTTTTATTGTTTCAAATCTAAATAGAAAACTATATGCAGATGCTTTTAATAAACCATTAGTTTTCTTTGTATCAAATATTTTAATACCTATTTTAACTATTTATATTTTTATTTTATATCTATATTTTTTAAAAATTATCTTTACATTTGAGTTACCCAAAGGTGAACTTTCAACACTAATTCTAGCCTATGCTATTTTAGGGATTTTTGTTTATTTTTTAAGCCTTAAAATACCTACTAATAAACTAGTAAACTTATATAAAAAGTTTTTCATTTATACTCTTTTTTTACCAATAGTTTTTTTATATATTGCAATTTTTATTAGAGTGAAAGAGTATGGAATAACAGAACCTCGATATGCAATTATACTCACTGCTTTTTGGCTTACTTTATCTTTTATCTATTTATTAAAAAATAAAAATGGATTTGAGATAAAATATATATTTTTACTAATCACTTTTCTTTGTTTATTTGCTTCAATTGGAACTTTTAATGCAAGCAAAGTAGCTAGTAAATCACAAGTAGAAAGATTTAAACAAATTCTAGTAGTAAATCAACTTCTAAAAAATAATCAAGTCTTAGCAGTAAAAAAAGATTTAAGTTATGAAAATAAAAAAGAGTTGACTCAATTAAGTTCTTACATAAACTCAAATAGCTTAGCAATACAAGAATTAGAACCCTACTTTAAAGAGCTTATGGATAAAAACAATAAAAAAACATTAAGATATAATATCTTAGTTCTTCTACAAATAGAACCTACTTATAGTAAAATAGAAGATAGTATCAAATCTAATAATATTGCCTTCTCAAAAGAGATGGTTGATATATCAAATTATAAAAAAGTTATTAAACTTCAACTTATTGAAAAGCAAACAGAAAAAGTTTTTTATAAAAATGAACTTAAAACACAAATTGAAGTATCAGTAAGATTAGATAAAAATAAACTTATTATCAATAAAAAAGAGAAAGAAATAGTTTTTAATATTTTAGAGTATCTAAACACACTAGAATATAATGAAACTACAAACTTCGGATATATAAAAGCTGTTTTAGAAAAAGAAGGCATTAAAATTCGAATTGAATATTTAAATAAAAACAACTCAAATGAGATAAAAAACTGCACATTTTATTTAATTTTATAA